One Glycine max cultivar Williams 82 chromosome 6, Glycine_max_v4.0, whole genome shotgun sequence DNA segment encodes these proteins:
- the LOC100798550 gene encoding rac-like GTP-binding protein RAC1-like isoform X1, which produces MSASRFIKCVTVGDGAVGKTCLLISYTSNTFPTDYVPTVFDNFSANVVVDGSTVNLGLWDTAGQEDYNRLRPLSYRGADVFILAFSLISKASYENIAKKWIPELRHYAPGVPIILVGTKLDLREDKQFFIDHPGAVPITTTQGEELRKLIGAPAYIECSSKTQQFSCAPVNNRMLKLSLTLPSKWFFNHQSKRKRREKHRKLAQYCD; this is translated from the exons ATGAGTGCATCGAGGTTCATTAAGTGCGTCACCGTCGGCGACGGCGCTGTCGGCAAAACCTGCTTGTTGATTTCCTACACCAGCAACACTTTTCCCAcg GACTACGTGCCCACGGTTTTTGACAATTTCAGTGCTAATGTTGTGGTGGATGGAAGCACCGTAAACCTGGGGTTGTGGGATACTGCTG GTCAGGAGGATTATAATAGGCTTAGACCCTTGAGTTATCGAGGAGCTGATGTATTTATACTTGCCTTTTCTCTCATAAGCAAGGCTAGCTATGAAAATATTGCAAAGAAG TGGATCCCTGAACTAAGGCATTATGCCCCTGGTGTTCCAATAATTCTCGTTGGAACAAAGTTAG ATCTTCGAGAAGATAAGCAATTTTTTATAGACCACCCTGGTGCAGTACCAATAACTACAACACAG GGAGAAGAATTAAGAAAACTGATTGGTGCTCCTGCTTACATCGAGTGTAGTTCAAAAACACAGCAG TTTTCATGTGCCCCTGTTAATAACAGAATGTTAAAGCTGTCTTTGACGCTGCCATCAAAGTGGTTCTTCAACCaccaaagcaaaagaaaaagaagagaaaagcacAGAAAGCTTGCTCAATATTGTGATTAA
- the LOC100798550 gene encoding rac-like GTP-binding protein RAC1-like — protein MSASRFIKCVTVGDGAVGKTCLLISYTSNTFPTDYVPTVFDNFSANVVVDGSTVNLGLWDTAGQEDYNRLRPLSYRGADVFILAFSLISKASYENIAKKWIPELRHYAPGVPIILVGTKLDLREDKQFFIDHPGAVPITTTQGEELRKLIGAPAYIECSSKTQQNVKAVFDAAIKVVLQPPKQKKKKRKAQKACSIL, from the exons ATGAGTGCATCGAGGTTCATTAAGTGCGTCACCGTCGGCGACGGCGCTGTCGGCAAAACCTGCTTGTTGATTTCCTACACCAGCAACACTTTTCCCAcg GACTACGTGCCCACGGTTTTTGACAATTTCAGTGCTAATGTTGTGGTGGATGGAAGCACCGTAAACCTGGGGTTGTGGGATACTGCTG GTCAGGAGGATTATAATAGGCTTAGACCCTTGAGTTATCGAGGAGCTGATGTATTTATACTTGCCTTTTCTCTCATAAGCAAGGCTAGCTATGAAAATATTGCAAAGAAG TGGATCCCTGAACTAAGGCATTATGCCCCTGGTGTTCCAATAATTCTCGTTGGAACAAAGTTAG ATCTTCGAGAAGATAAGCAATTTTTTATAGACCACCCTGGTGCAGTACCAATAACTACAACACAG GGAGAAGAATTAAGAAAACTGATTGGTGCTCCTGCTTACATCGAGTGTAGTTCAAAAACACAGCAG AATGTTAAAGCTGTCTTTGACGCTGCCATCAAAGTGGTTCTTCAACCaccaaagcaaaagaaaaagaagagaaaagcacAGAAAGCTTGCTCAATATTGTGA
- the LOC100802281 gene encoding uncharacterized protein, with translation MDGATAQKQSFAPNRNIRMKTPKKNGRGNFISNKPSENFNTYAGLLNPPPPPPSRAMSFSYSHPLSASSLIYMQQQPPLLPLPHVVNKKKNRSREEAKKRPGTQSILSDNRWGPDPKDLPKVVLGMGNIDDVVVSGAVFNLAPPPSSLPLPNFSLRSKHGCKAETAAGCVDDGATNNLRRLLRLR, from the coding sequence ATGGACGGTGCAACGGCTCAAAAACAATCGTTTGCTCCCAACAGGAATATCAGAATGAAAACCCCGAAGAAAAATGGACGAGGTAATTTCATTTCTAATAAGCCTTCTGAGAACTTTAACACGTATGCAGGTCTCTTgaatcctcctcctcctcctccttcacgCGCCATGTCCTTCTCCTACTCTCATCCGCTCTCAGCTTCTTCACTCATCTACATGCAACAACAACCACCTCTGCTTCCTCTGCCCCATGttgttaataaaaagaaaaacaggagCAGAGAGGAAGCGAAGAAAAGACCGGGAACACAATCTATTCTTTCTGATAACCGCTGGGGACCTGATCCCAAAGACCTTCCCAAAGTGGTGCTAGGGATGGGAAACATCGACGACGTCGTCGTTTCGGGTGCGGTTTTCAATCTGGCTCCGCCACCCAGTAGTTTGCCACTTCCCAACTTTTCTCTCAGATCCAAACACGGTTGCAAAGCGGAAACTGCGGCTGGTTGCGTTGACGACGGAGCAACCAACAATCTCCGGCGACTTCTGCGCCTCCGCTGA
- the LOC100794655 gene encoding kinesin-like protein KIN-6 isoform X3 — protein sequence MDPNTSPRCPGTITVRRNPPRRARATPQTTPQSFHLPEIAPFPNDDVLSAAQTPEIPPTPLPKPENKNLKVFLRIRPLPSSPVQAPRVRPKSAWPQNPVKKNAPPPGAKISKNKNPAACLTVNDSQSVTLSTPVSSKESKRIKSETYGGFSHVFSSDSSQFQVYERMMKPLVEEFLRGRSGMLAALGPSGSGKTHTVFGTPRDPGMVPLALRHIFEDTEPHAIQASRTFYMSIFEICSERGKAEKLFDLLSDGSEISMQQSTVKGLKEVIISNTELAESLIAQATLKRATAMTNTNSQSSRSQCIINIRDVPPKCKGVINPKSNGASLTIIDLAGAEREKRTGNQGTRLLESNFINNTLMVFGLCLRSLLEHQKNRKKPLQKHFQSSMLTRYLRDYLEGKKRMSLILTAKSGEEDYLDTSYLLRQASPYMQIKYNEVEPSNIVSKKRHYQASSIMDNTKLSPLSEHLKRMRLVTEHTDQNDEKNVEERKTVMEDASTLCKLESSSSVTFKPECDSQVQSERGHIIMQNFAKVIWNVLKQYNSKLKVAEMEIESLKESIGYEKKKYLELETHLNEFKACCTCCKRGKIKNDPEDCSSVDLDQPHNWEQEETFHAQSSSEPSVGQFDEEEPILVTSCMQLDSENSDREVLSLSKPEHQSALQESFHARSSSEATLDQSDEEPTLDTSCSRLDSEKSDREISTSLSKVEGHNALEVEAGSKIQSESFHAHSFSEATLDQSEEEPTLSTSCTQLDSEKSYGEISTSLLKAEYHNAFGVEAGSKIPNESFVSSSLTKDDILDPLSPQDVSSTKTRNLVGDSRGKIGVDSSRKPPKPKRTLVPSSSMLSRDLSTFDLCDESEKLKGNRGTRKLPAPDPKRSNGSISLLHLLQSRKSNLHRLA from the exons ATGGATCCGAACACTTCACCACGGTGCCCCGGCACAATCACCGTTCGTCGGAACCCTCCCCGGAGAGCTCGCGCCACCCCCCAAACGACGCCGCAAAGCTTCCACTTACCCGAAATCGCGCCATTCCCAAACGATGACGTTTTGTCCGCAGCACAAACACCAGAAATCCCGCCAACGCCTCTCCCCAAACCGGAAAACAAAAACCTAAAAGTTTTCCTCCGAATCCGACCCCTCCCTTCGTCGCCGGTTCAAGCTCCGCGCGTGAGACCTAAGAGCGCGTGGCCTCAGAACCCCGTAAAAAAGAACGCGCCTCCGCCAGGTGCTAAAATTTCCAAGAACAAGAACCCCGCCGCGTGCTTAACGGTCAACGACTCACAGTCGGTGACCCTATCAACTCCCGTAAGCTCGAAAGAATCGAAGCGAATCAAATCAGAAACTTATGGAGGCTTCTCGCACGTTTTCTCTTCCGACTCATCTCAG TTTCAAGTGTATGAGAGAATGATGAAACCTCTGGTGGAGGAGTTTCTTAGAGGTAGAAGTGGAATGTTGGCTGCATTGGGACCCAGTGGGTCTGGGAAGACTCATACCGTGTTTGGAACCCCAAGGGATCCTGGGATGGTACCTCTTGCCCTACGACATATTTTCGAGGACACTGAGCCACATGCCATACAAGCATCTAG AACCTTTTACATGTCGATATTTGAGATATGTTCTGAACGGGGTAAAGCAGAGAAGCTGTTTGATTTGTTATCAGATGGCAGTGAAATAAGCATGCAGCAATCGACTGTGAAGGGATTGAAAGAG GTTATCATCTCCAATACTGAACTGGCAGAATCCTTAATAGCACAAGCAACACTGAAACGTGCGACTGCAATGACAAACACTAACAGCCAATCGAG TCGGTCACAATGCATCATTAACATTCGTGATGTTCCCCCAAAATGTAAAGGGGTGATCAATCCTAAGTCAAATGGTGCTTCTTTGACTATCATTGACCTTGCAGGGgctgaaagagaaaaaagaacagGAAATCag GGGACAAGATTGCTTGAAAGCAATTTTATCAATAACACATTAATGGTGTTTGGCTTATGCTTAAGA TCATTATTGGAGCACCAAAAAAATCGCAAGAAGCCATTGCAGAAGCACTTCCAAAGTTCCATG TTAACCAGGTACCTGCGAGATTATTTGGAGGGCAAGAAGCGCATGTCCTTG ATTTTAACAGCAAAGTCAGGAGAAGAAGATTATCTTGATACTTCTTACCtactgagacaagcttctccTTACATGCAGATCAA GTATAATGAAGTTGAACCATCAAACATAGTTTCCAAAAAGAGGCATTACCAAGCTTCATCCATAATGGATAATACAAAACTATCACCTTTATCGGAACATTTAAAGAGAATGAGACTTGTTACTGAACATACTGACCAG AATGATGAAAAGAATGTTGAAGAAAGGAAGACTGTTATGGAAG ATGCTTCAACACTCTGCAAATTAGAATCTAGTAGTTCTGTCACTTTCAAGCCAGAGTGTGATAGCCAGGTCCAGAGCGAGAGAGGCCACATTATCATGCAGAATTTTGCTAAAGTTATATGGAATGTCTTGAAGCAATATAATTCCAAACTAAAg GTTGCAGAAATGGAAATAGAAAGTCTCAAAGAAAGCATTgggtatgaaaagaaaaaatacttgGAACTGGAAACACACTTGAATGAGTTTAAGGCATGTTGTACTTGCtgcaaaagaggaaaaataaaaaatgatcctGAAGATTGCTCATCAGTGGATCTTGATCAACCACATAATTGGGAGCAAGAG GAAACATTTCATGCACAGTCATCATCTGAGCCCAGCGTTGGCCAGTTTGATGAAGAGGAGCCCATTCTTGTTACTTCCTGTATGCAGTTAGATTCTGAAAACTCAGATAG GGAAGTTTTGTCCTTGTCAAAACCAGAGCATCAGAGTGCTTTGCAG GAATCATTTCATGCACGCTCATCGTCTGAGGCTACACTTGACCAGTCCGATGAAGAGCCTACTCTGGATACTTCCTGTTCACGGTTGGATTCTGAAAAATCAGATAG GGAAATTTCAACTTCCTTGTCAAAAGTAGAGGGTCATAATGCTTTAGAGGTTGAGGCTGGGAGCAAGATACAAAGT GAATCATTTCATGCACACTCATTCTCTGAGGCCACACTTGACCAGTCCGAAGAAGAGCCTACACTTAGTACTTCCTGTACACAGTTAGATTCTGAAAAATCATATGG GGAAATTTCAACATCCTTGTTAAAAGCAGAGTATCATAATGCTTTTGGGGTTGAGGCTGGGAGCAAGATACCAAAT GAATCGTTCGTTTCGTCATCATTAACAAAAGATGACATTTTGGATCCTTTGTCTCCCCAAGATGTTTCATCTACTAAAACACGTAACCTTGTGGGTGATTCACGTGGTAAGATTGGTGTCGATAGCTCCCGCAAACCTCCTAAGCCAAAAAG GACACTCGTGCCTTCTTCATCCATGTTATCAAGGGATTTGAGTACCTTTGATCTCTGTGACGAATCTGAGAAATTAAAG GGGAATCGGGGCACAAGGAAGTTACCTGCACCTGATCCTAAGAGATCAAATGGTAGCATCTCTCTGCTCCACTTGCTGCAAAGTAGAAAAAGTAATCTTCATCGACTAGCTTAG
- the LOC100794655 gene encoding kinesin-like protein KIN-6 isoform X1 produces MDPNTSPRCPGTITVRRNPPRRARATPQTTPQSFHLPEIAPFPNDDVLSAAQTPEIPPTPLPKPENKNLKVFLRIRPLPSSPVQAPRVRPKSAWPQNPVKKNAPPPGAKISKNKNPAACLTVNDSQSVTLSTPVSSKESKRIKSETYGGFSHVFSSDSSQFQVYERMMKPLVEEFLRGRSGMLAALGPSGSGKTHTVFGTPRDPGMVPLALRHIFEDTEPHAIQASRTFYMSIFEICSERGKAEKLFDLLSDGSEISMQQSTVKGLKEVIISNTELAESLIAQATLKRATAMTNTNSQSSRSQCIINIRDVPPKCKGVINPKSNGASLTIIDLAGAEREKRTGNQGTRLLESNFINNTLMVFGLCLRSLLEHQKNRKKPLQKHFQSSMLTRYLRDYLEGKKRMSLILTAKSGEEDYLDTSYLLRQASPYMQIKYNEVEPSNIVSKKRHYQASSIMDNTKLSPLSEHLKRMRLVTEHTDQNDEKNVEERKTVMEDASTLCKLESSSSVTFKPECDSQVQSERGHIIMQNFAKVIWNVLKQYNSKLKVAEMEIESLKESIGYEKKKYLELETHLNEFKACCTCCKRGKIKNDPEDCSSVDLDQPHNWEQEETFHAQSSSEPSVGQFDEEEPILVTSCMQLDSENSDREVLSLSKPEHQSALQESFHARSSSEATLDQSDEEPTLDTSCSRLDSEKSDREISTSLSKVEGHNALEVEAGSKIQSESFNAPSLSEATLDQSDKEPTLSTSCTQLDSEKSYGEISTSLSKVVDHNALEVEAGSKIQSESFHAHSFSEATLDQSEEEPTLSTSCTQLDSEKSYGEISTSLLKAEYHNAFGVEAGSKIPNESFVSSSLTKDDILDPLSPQDVSSTKTRNLVGDSRGKIGVDSSRKPPKPKRTLVPSSSMLSRDLSTFDLCDESEKLKGNRGTRKLPAPDPKRSNGSISLLHLLQSRKSNLHRLA; encoded by the exons ATGGATCCGAACACTTCACCACGGTGCCCCGGCACAATCACCGTTCGTCGGAACCCTCCCCGGAGAGCTCGCGCCACCCCCCAAACGACGCCGCAAAGCTTCCACTTACCCGAAATCGCGCCATTCCCAAACGATGACGTTTTGTCCGCAGCACAAACACCAGAAATCCCGCCAACGCCTCTCCCCAAACCGGAAAACAAAAACCTAAAAGTTTTCCTCCGAATCCGACCCCTCCCTTCGTCGCCGGTTCAAGCTCCGCGCGTGAGACCTAAGAGCGCGTGGCCTCAGAACCCCGTAAAAAAGAACGCGCCTCCGCCAGGTGCTAAAATTTCCAAGAACAAGAACCCCGCCGCGTGCTTAACGGTCAACGACTCACAGTCGGTGACCCTATCAACTCCCGTAAGCTCGAAAGAATCGAAGCGAATCAAATCAGAAACTTATGGAGGCTTCTCGCACGTTTTCTCTTCCGACTCATCTCAG TTTCAAGTGTATGAGAGAATGATGAAACCTCTGGTGGAGGAGTTTCTTAGAGGTAGAAGTGGAATGTTGGCTGCATTGGGACCCAGTGGGTCTGGGAAGACTCATACCGTGTTTGGAACCCCAAGGGATCCTGGGATGGTACCTCTTGCCCTACGACATATTTTCGAGGACACTGAGCCACATGCCATACAAGCATCTAG AACCTTTTACATGTCGATATTTGAGATATGTTCTGAACGGGGTAAAGCAGAGAAGCTGTTTGATTTGTTATCAGATGGCAGTGAAATAAGCATGCAGCAATCGACTGTGAAGGGATTGAAAGAG GTTATCATCTCCAATACTGAACTGGCAGAATCCTTAATAGCACAAGCAACACTGAAACGTGCGACTGCAATGACAAACACTAACAGCCAATCGAG TCGGTCACAATGCATCATTAACATTCGTGATGTTCCCCCAAAATGTAAAGGGGTGATCAATCCTAAGTCAAATGGTGCTTCTTTGACTATCATTGACCTTGCAGGGgctgaaagagaaaaaagaacagGAAATCag GGGACAAGATTGCTTGAAAGCAATTTTATCAATAACACATTAATGGTGTTTGGCTTATGCTTAAGA TCATTATTGGAGCACCAAAAAAATCGCAAGAAGCCATTGCAGAAGCACTTCCAAAGTTCCATG TTAACCAGGTACCTGCGAGATTATTTGGAGGGCAAGAAGCGCATGTCCTTG ATTTTAACAGCAAAGTCAGGAGAAGAAGATTATCTTGATACTTCTTACCtactgagacaagcttctccTTACATGCAGATCAA GTATAATGAAGTTGAACCATCAAACATAGTTTCCAAAAAGAGGCATTACCAAGCTTCATCCATAATGGATAATACAAAACTATCACCTTTATCGGAACATTTAAAGAGAATGAGACTTGTTACTGAACATACTGACCAG AATGATGAAAAGAATGTTGAAGAAAGGAAGACTGTTATGGAAG ATGCTTCAACACTCTGCAAATTAGAATCTAGTAGTTCTGTCACTTTCAAGCCAGAGTGTGATAGCCAGGTCCAGAGCGAGAGAGGCCACATTATCATGCAGAATTTTGCTAAAGTTATATGGAATGTCTTGAAGCAATATAATTCCAAACTAAAg GTTGCAGAAATGGAAATAGAAAGTCTCAAAGAAAGCATTgggtatgaaaagaaaaaatacttgGAACTGGAAACACACTTGAATGAGTTTAAGGCATGTTGTACTTGCtgcaaaagaggaaaaataaaaaatgatcctGAAGATTGCTCATCAGTGGATCTTGATCAACCACATAATTGGGAGCAAGAG GAAACATTTCATGCACAGTCATCATCTGAGCCCAGCGTTGGCCAGTTTGATGAAGAGGAGCCCATTCTTGTTACTTCCTGTATGCAGTTAGATTCTGAAAACTCAGATAG GGAAGTTTTGTCCTTGTCAAAACCAGAGCATCAGAGTGCTTTGCAG GAATCATTTCATGCACGCTCATCGTCTGAGGCTACACTTGACCAGTCCGATGAAGAGCCTACTCTGGATACTTCCTGTTCACGGTTGGATTCTGAAAAATCAGATAG GGAAATTTCAACTTCCTTGTCAAAAGTAGAGGGTCATAATGCTTTAGAGGTTGAGGCTGGGAGCAAGATACAAAGT GAATCATTTAATGCACCCTCATTGTCTGAGGCCACACTTGACCAGTCTGATAAAGAGCCTACACTTAGTACTTCCTGTACACAGTTAGATTCTGAAAAATCATATGG GGAAATTTCAACTTCCTTGTCAAAAGTAGTGGATCATAATGCTTTAGAGGTTGAGGCTGGGAGCAAGATACAAAGT GAATCATTTCATGCACACTCATTCTCTGAGGCCACACTTGACCAGTCCGAAGAAGAGCCTACACTTAGTACTTCCTGTACACAGTTAGATTCTGAAAAATCATATGG GGAAATTTCAACATCCTTGTTAAAAGCAGAGTATCATAATGCTTTTGGGGTTGAGGCTGGGAGCAAGATACCAAAT GAATCGTTCGTTTCGTCATCATTAACAAAAGATGACATTTTGGATCCTTTGTCTCCCCAAGATGTTTCATCTACTAAAACACGTAACCTTGTGGGTGATTCACGTGGTAAGATTGGTGTCGATAGCTCCCGCAAACCTCCTAAGCCAAAAAG GACACTCGTGCCTTCTTCATCCATGTTATCAAGGGATTTGAGTACCTTTGATCTCTGTGACGAATCTGAGAAATTAAAG GGGAATCGGGGCACAAGGAAGTTACCTGCACCTGATCCTAAGAGATCAAATGGTAGCATCTCTCTGCTCCACTTGCTGCAAAGTAGAAAAAGTAATCTTCATCGACTAGCTTAG
- the LOC100794655 gene encoding kinesin-like protein KIN-6 isoform X2, giving the protein MDPNTSPRCPGTITVRRNPPRRARATPQTTPQSFHLPEIAPFPNDDVLSAAQTPEIPPTPLPKPENKNLKVFLRIRPLPSSPVQAPRVRPKSAWPQNPVKKNAPPPGAKISKNKNPAACLTVNDSQSVTLSTPVSSKESKRIKSETYGGFSHVFSSDSSQFQVYERMMKPLVEEFLRGRSGMLAALGPSGSGKTHTVFGTPRDPGMVPLALRHIFEDTEPHAIQASRTFYMSIFEICSERGKAEKLFDLLSDGSEISMQQSTVKGLKEVIISNTELAESLIAQATLKRATAMTNTNSQSSRSQCIINIRDVPPKCKGVINPKSNGASLTIIDLAGAEREKRTGNQGTRLLESNFINNTLMVFGLCLRSLLEHQKNRKKPLQKHFQSSMLTRYLRDYLEGKKRMSLILTAKSGEEDYLDTSYLLRQASPYMQIKYNEVEPSNIVSKKRHYQASSIMDNTKLSPLSEHLKRMRLVTEHTDQNDEKNVEERKTVMEDASTLCKLESSSSVTFKPECDSQVQSERGHIIMQNFAKVIWNVLKQYNSKLKVAEMEIESLKESIGYEKKKYLELETHLNEFKACCTCCKRGKIKNDPEDCSSVDLDQPHNWEQEETFHAQSSSEPSVGQFDEEEPILVTSCMQLDSENSDREVLSLSKPEHQSALQESFHARSSSEATLDQSDEEPTLDTSCSRLDSEKSDREISTSLSKVEGHNALEVEAGSKIQSESFNAPSLSEATLDQSDKEPTLSTSCTQLDSEKSYGEISTSLLKAEYHNAFGVEAGSKIPNESFVSSSLTKDDILDPLSPQDVSSTKTRNLVGDSRGKIGVDSSRKPPKPKRTLVPSSSMLSRDLSTFDLCDESEKLKGNRGTRKLPAPDPKRSNGSISLLHLLQSRKSNLHRLA; this is encoded by the exons ATGGATCCGAACACTTCACCACGGTGCCCCGGCACAATCACCGTTCGTCGGAACCCTCCCCGGAGAGCTCGCGCCACCCCCCAAACGACGCCGCAAAGCTTCCACTTACCCGAAATCGCGCCATTCCCAAACGATGACGTTTTGTCCGCAGCACAAACACCAGAAATCCCGCCAACGCCTCTCCCCAAACCGGAAAACAAAAACCTAAAAGTTTTCCTCCGAATCCGACCCCTCCCTTCGTCGCCGGTTCAAGCTCCGCGCGTGAGACCTAAGAGCGCGTGGCCTCAGAACCCCGTAAAAAAGAACGCGCCTCCGCCAGGTGCTAAAATTTCCAAGAACAAGAACCCCGCCGCGTGCTTAACGGTCAACGACTCACAGTCGGTGACCCTATCAACTCCCGTAAGCTCGAAAGAATCGAAGCGAATCAAATCAGAAACTTATGGAGGCTTCTCGCACGTTTTCTCTTCCGACTCATCTCAG TTTCAAGTGTATGAGAGAATGATGAAACCTCTGGTGGAGGAGTTTCTTAGAGGTAGAAGTGGAATGTTGGCTGCATTGGGACCCAGTGGGTCTGGGAAGACTCATACCGTGTTTGGAACCCCAAGGGATCCTGGGATGGTACCTCTTGCCCTACGACATATTTTCGAGGACACTGAGCCACATGCCATACAAGCATCTAG AACCTTTTACATGTCGATATTTGAGATATGTTCTGAACGGGGTAAAGCAGAGAAGCTGTTTGATTTGTTATCAGATGGCAGTGAAATAAGCATGCAGCAATCGACTGTGAAGGGATTGAAAGAG GTTATCATCTCCAATACTGAACTGGCAGAATCCTTAATAGCACAAGCAACACTGAAACGTGCGACTGCAATGACAAACACTAACAGCCAATCGAG TCGGTCACAATGCATCATTAACATTCGTGATGTTCCCCCAAAATGTAAAGGGGTGATCAATCCTAAGTCAAATGGTGCTTCTTTGACTATCATTGACCTTGCAGGGgctgaaagagaaaaaagaacagGAAATCag GGGACAAGATTGCTTGAAAGCAATTTTATCAATAACACATTAATGGTGTTTGGCTTATGCTTAAGA TCATTATTGGAGCACCAAAAAAATCGCAAGAAGCCATTGCAGAAGCACTTCCAAAGTTCCATG TTAACCAGGTACCTGCGAGATTATTTGGAGGGCAAGAAGCGCATGTCCTTG ATTTTAACAGCAAAGTCAGGAGAAGAAGATTATCTTGATACTTCTTACCtactgagacaagcttctccTTACATGCAGATCAA GTATAATGAAGTTGAACCATCAAACATAGTTTCCAAAAAGAGGCATTACCAAGCTTCATCCATAATGGATAATACAAAACTATCACCTTTATCGGAACATTTAAAGAGAATGAGACTTGTTACTGAACATACTGACCAG AATGATGAAAAGAATGTTGAAGAAAGGAAGACTGTTATGGAAG ATGCTTCAACACTCTGCAAATTAGAATCTAGTAGTTCTGTCACTTTCAAGCCAGAGTGTGATAGCCAGGTCCAGAGCGAGAGAGGCCACATTATCATGCAGAATTTTGCTAAAGTTATATGGAATGTCTTGAAGCAATATAATTCCAAACTAAAg GTTGCAGAAATGGAAATAGAAAGTCTCAAAGAAAGCATTgggtatgaaaagaaaaaatacttgGAACTGGAAACACACTTGAATGAGTTTAAGGCATGTTGTACTTGCtgcaaaagaggaaaaataaaaaatgatcctGAAGATTGCTCATCAGTGGATCTTGATCAACCACATAATTGGGAGCAAGAG GAAACATTTCATGCACAGTCATCATCTGAGCCCAGCGTTGGCCAGTTTGATGAAGAGGAGCCCATTCTTGTTACTTCCTGTATGCAGTTAGATTCTGAAAACTCAGATAG GGAAGTTTTGTCCTTGTCAAAACCAGAGCATCAGAGTGCTTTGCAG GAATCATTTCATGCACGCTCATCGTCTGAGGCTACACTTGACCAGTCCGATGAAGAGCCTACTCTGGATACTTCCTGTTCACGGTTGGATTCTGAAAAATCAGATAG GGAAATTTCAACTTCCTTGTCAAAAGTAGAGGGTCATAATGCTTTAGAGGTTGAGGCTGGGAGCAAGATACAAAGT GAATCATTTAATGCACCCTCATTGTCTGAGGCCACACTTGACCAGTCTGATAAAGAGCCTACACTTAGTACTTCCTGTACACAGTTAGATTCTGAAAAATCATATGG GGAAATTTCAACATCCTTGTTAAAAGCAGAGTATCATAATGCTTTTGGGGTTGAGGCTGGGAGCAAGATACCAAAT GAATCGTTCGTTTCGTCATCATTAACAAAAGATGACATTTTGGATCCTTTGTCTCCCCAAGATGTTTCATCTACTAAAACACGTAACCTTGTGGGTGATTCACGTGGTAAGATTGGTGTCGATAGCTCCCGCAAACCTCCTAAGCCAAAAAG GACACTCGTGCCTTCTTCATCCATGTTATCAAGGGATTTGAGTACCTTTGATCTCTGTGACGAATCTGAGAAATTAAAG GGGAATCGGGGCACAAGGAAGTTACCTGCACCTGATCCTAAGAGATCAAATGGTAGCATCTCTCTGCTCCACTTGCTGCAAAGTAGAAAAAGTAATCTTCATCGACTAGCTTAG